Proteins from a genomic interval of Spirochaetia bacterium 38H-sp:
- the rpmC gene encoding 50S ribosomal protein L29, protein MKDSFKELTYKELLSKREELEKKYRDVRFQKVVGHLDDPLELRTLRRKIARLNFLIHNHKDAQGA, encoded by the coding sequence ATGAAAGATAGTTTCAAAGAGCTTACTTATAAGGAACTTCTTTCCAAGAGAGAAGAGTTGGAGAAAAAATACAGGGATGTCCGTTTTCAGAAGGTGGTGGGACACCTTGATGATCCACTTGAGTTGCGTACCCTGCGTCGCAAGATTGCGCGACTGAATTTTCTTATTCATAACCATAAAGATGCGCAAGGCGCATGA
- the rplD gene encoding 50S ribosomal protein L4, with product METQVYSLKGEGIKTIELSDVVFAAEISDGLIYHAIRNELANRRVGTASAKTRAEVAGSGKKPWRQKGTGRARAGHKRSPVWVGGGIVFGPKPRDYSYSLPKKMKRGAYRSLLSLKLKEEALKVVENFSVASGKTKEMSESLSVFKGDLSRVVLIVSSDDVSTKRAGRNLPWLSVFTYDKLSAHDLFYADAVLVQEDAAVKLNDFLGKK from the coding sequence ATGGAAACACAGGTGTATTCGCTTAAGGGCGAGGGTATAAAGACGATAGAACTTAGTGATGTGGTTTTTGCTGCAGAGATAAGCGACGGACTTATATATCATGCAATAAGGAACGAACTTGCTAACAGGCGAGTTGGTACTGCTTCTGCAAAAACACGAGCAGAAGTTGCGGGAAGTGGAAAAAAACCGTGGAGACAGAAAGGGACTGGTAGAGCTAGAGCTGGTCATAAGCGTTCTCCTGTTTGGGTTGGTGGTGGGATTGTTTTTGGTCCTAAGCCAAGAGATTATAGCTATTCTTTGCCTAAAAAGATGAAGAGAGGTGCTTATAGGTCTCTCCTTAGTCTTAAGTTAAAGGAAGAGGCTCTTAAAGTTGTGGAGAATTTTTCAGTTGCTTCCGGTAAGACTAAGGAGATGAGTGAGTCTCTTTCTGTTTTTAAAGGTGATTTGTCTAGAGTGGTTCTGATTGTTTCTTCTGATGATGTTTCTACAAAGAGAGCAGGGCGCAATTTACCTTGGTTGTCAGTGTTTACTTATGATAAGCTTTCCGCTCATGACCTTTTTTATGCTGATGCTGTGTTAGTTCAGGAAGATGCTGCAGTTAAGCTTAATGATTTTTTAGGAAAAAAATAG
- the rplE gene encoding 50S ribosomal protein L5 — MAEVKVPALKALYDEKIKKELKEELGYKNIMQVPRLEKITLSMGVGEAIQNKKLLDHAVEELTLISGQKAVKTKAKKSIAAFKVRKGMDVGAFVTLRGLKMYEFLYRLINIAIPRVKDFRGLNPNSFDGHGNYSMGITEQIIFPEIDFDNIERVAGLNITIVTTAKTDKEAYSLLEKFGMPFRKVN; from the coding sequence ATGGCAGAAGTAAAAGTTCCTGCTCTTAAAGCATTGTATGATGAAAAGATCAAGAAGGAGCTAAAAGAAGAGTTGGGGTACAAGAATATAATGCAGGTGCCTCGGCTGGAGAAGATTACTCTCAGTATGGGAGTTGGTGAGGCTATTCAGAATAAAAAGCTTCTTGATCATGCAGTTGAAGAACTTACTTTGATTTCCGGACAGAAGGCAGTTAAAACAAAGGCAAAGAAGTCAATAGCTGCTTTTAAGGTCAGAAAAGGAATGGATGTTGGAGCGTTTGTTACTCTCAGGGGTTTGAAGATGTATGAGTTTTTGTATAGGCTCATAAATATTGCCATACCTCGTGTTAAGGACTTTAGGGGACTTAATCCCAATTCCTTTGATGGCCATGGAAACTATTCCATGGGAATTACAGAGCAGATAATCTTTCCGGAAATCGACTTTGATAATATCGAGAGAGTAGCCGGTCTTAATATTACAATTGTGACCACGGCTAAGACTGATAAGGAGGCTTATAGCCTTCTTGAAAAATTTGGTATGCCTTTTAGAAAGGTAAATTAA
- the rpsJ gene encoding 30S ribosomal protein S10: protein MSGEKIRVRLKGFDTALIDQSAKAIVQAAQKAGAKVSGPVPLPTKIRKYTVLRSPHVNKESREQFEMRIHKRLIDILDPTPAVMDALMKLELPAGVDVEIKQ, encoded by the coding sequence ATGTCGGGCGAAAAGATTCGCGTTAGGCTGAAAGGTTTTGATACTGCATTAATAGATCAAAGTGCAAAGGCTATTGTTCAGGCTGCTCAAAAAGCAGGGGCCAAGGTTTCTGGACCTGTTCCTTTGCCGACAAAGATACGTAAATATACTGTTTTAAGGTCTCCTCATGTAAATAAGGAGTCCAGGGAGCAGTTTGAGATGCGTATTCATAAACGATTGATAGATATTCTCGACCCTACTCCTGCGGTGATGGATGCGCTTATGAAGCTGGAGCTTCCTGCAGGGGTTGATGTGGAAATCAAGCAGTAG
- the rplF gene encoding 50S ribosomal protein L6 has translation MSRLGKLPIPIPQGVDVKINGSTIDVKGPKGQLTLEIRPEVSVSVDNNECYVNRANDSKKARAFHGLFRQLINNMVIGVTEGFTKTLLINGVGYRAEVNGNILILSLGFSMPIEYYIPDGITVTVEENTKIKVSGIDKALVGKVASEIRSLRPVEPYKGKGVRYENEQVRRKVGKSGVK, from the coding sequence ATGTCCAGATTGGGAAAATTGCCGATTCCAATACCTCAGGGTGTTGATGTTAAGATTAACGGCTCCACTATTGATGTAAAAGGCCCCAAGGGGCAGTTGACACTTGAGATACGGCCTGAGGTAAGTGTATCAGTTGATAACAATGAATGTTATGTTAATAGAGCCAATGATTCTAAGAAAGCGCGGGCTTTCCATGGTCTTTTTAGACAGCTAATCAATAATATGGTTATTGGTGTTACTGAGGGGTTTACAAAAACTCTGCTTATAAATGGTGTAGGTTACAGGGCTGAGGTTAACGGCAATATCTTGATTCTTAGTCTTGGTTTTTCTATGCCTATCGAATATTATATACCGGATGGCATAACAGTGACAGTTGAAGAAAATACCAAGATAAAAGTTTCTGGTATTGATAAGGCTCTTGTTGGTAAGGTCGCATCGGAAATAAGATCTCTTAGACCTGTTGAGCCCTATAAGGGTAAGGGTGTTCGTTATGAGAACGAACAGGTGCGCAGGAAAGTCGGAAAATCTGGTGTTAAATAG
- the rplP gene encoding 50S ribosomal protein L16: MLSPKRIKHRKQHRRVSVFKRNATRGNTVAFGEYGLMAMESEWITNRQIEAARIAMTRKIKRGGKVWIRIFPDTPYTKKPAETRMGKGKGSPEAWVAVVQPGRIMFELAGVDGELAKEALRLAGNKLPIKTKIVERIHAE, from the coding sequence ATGCTTAGTCCTAAGAGAATAAAACATAGAAAGCAGCATAGGCGAGTGAGTGTTTTTAAGAGAAATGCTACCAGGGGAAATACTGTTGCTTTTGGCGAGTATGGACTTATGGCAATGGAGTCCGAGTGGATAACAAACAGACAGATAGAAGCTGCCCGTATAGCTATGACAAGAAAAATTAAGCGTGGTGGTAAGGTTTGGATAAGAATCTTCCCCGATACTCCATACACAAAAAAGCCTGCAGAAACCAGAATGGGTAAGGGTAAGGGAAGTCCAGAGGCATGGGTAGCTGTTGTCCAGCCTGGTAGGATAATGTTTGAACTCGCTGGTGTGGATGGTGAGCTTGCAAAAGAGGCGTTGCGCTTGGCAGGAAATAAGCTTCCCATAAAAACAAAGATTGTAGAAAGAATACATGCGGAGTAA
- the rpsQ gene encoding 30S ribosomal protein S17 — MEEKKPIKTEGKRIFTGQVVSDKMDKTIVVAVKTRALHPLYKKYVNKTKKLKAHDEFSEAHVGDVVRVVESRPISKEKRWRLLEIVERAK; from the coding sequence GTGGAAGAGAAAAAGCCAATTAAGACTGAGGGTAAGCGCATTTTTACAGGCCAGGTTGTTTCTGATAAGATGGATAAGACTATTGTTGTGGCCGTTAAAACACGTGCTTTGCACCCTCTGTATAAAAAGTATGTTAACAAAACAAAGAAATTAAAGGCTCATGACGAATTTTCTGAAGCCCATGTGGGAGATGTTGTTAGGGTTGTTGAGTCGCGCCCCATCAGTAAGGAAAAAAGATGGAGGCTTTTAGAGATCGTTGAGAGAGCAAAGTAA
- the rplR gene encoding 50S ribosomal protein L18 — protein MKVEKKTFEKQRKRIKRKLRIRKKIRGTADRPRLCVVRTNRHLYAQIIDDDKSHTIVAASTLEKDLSSLKNVVSDAEKFGEIIASRAKEKGINSVVFDRNGYLYHGIVRAIAEGARKGGLEF, from the coding sequence ATGAAGGTAGAAAAAAAGACTTTTGAAAAGCAGCGCAAAAGAATTAAGCGAAAGCTTAGAATAAGAAAGAAGATACGAGGCACGGCTGATAGACCGCGACTATGTGTTGTGAGAACAAATAGGCATCTTTATGCTCAGATAATAGATGATGATAAGTCACATACGATAGTTGCTGCTTCTACTCTTGAGAAGGATTTGTCTTCTCTTAAGAATGTTGTCTCTGATGCTGAGAAGTTTGGAGAGATAATTGCAAGCCGTGCAAAGGAAAAGGGAATAAATTCTGTGGTTTTTGATAGAAATGGATACCTTTATCATGGTATTGTTAGGGCAATTGCTGAGGGTGCCAGAAAAGGCGGCCTGGAGTTCTAG
- a CDS encoding type Z 30S ribosomal protein S14, with product MARKSMIIKAQRTPKYKARKKNRCKVCGRPRGYMRDFEMCRVCFRKLASEGLIPGVTKSSW from the coding sequence ATGGCTCGTAAATCCATGATTATCAAGGCGCAGAGAACGCCCAAATACAAGGCTAGAAAGAAGAACAGATGTAAGGTGTGTGGTCGTCCTCGGGGATATATGAGAGACTTTGAAATGTGTAGAGTGTGTTTTAGAAAGCTTGCCAGTGAGGGCTTAATCCCTGGTGTTACAAAATCCAGTTGGTAA
- the rplC gene encoding 50S ribosomal protein L3 yields the protein MVGLIGKKLGMTQVFGEGGEVTPVTVIKIEDNVVLDKRTADKNGYEAIVLAVSPMKEHRANKPYAGQFKKKGLPVLKVVKEFRCEGVDWEVGSEIGVDFFDDIRYVDVRGVSKGKGYQGVMKRHGFAGGPAAHGSKFHRANGSTGQASYPSKVLKGTKMPGRMGADNVCVQNLKIVSVDKDNKCILVRGAVPGPRKGYVVVTQAKKKR from the coding sequence ATGGTGGGTTTGATTGGAAAGAAGCTTGGAATGACTCAGGTCTTTGGTGAAGGCGGTGAAGTTACTCCTGTTACTGTTATAAAAATAGAAGATAATGTTGTTCTTGATAAAAGAACCGCTGATAAAAATGGTTATGAGGCTATAGTTCTTGCGGTTTCTCCAATGAAGGAGCATAGAGCTAATAAGCCGTATGCTGGCCAGTTTAAAAAGAAAGGTCTGCCTGTTTTAAAGGTTGTAAAAGAGTTTAGGTGCGAGGGGGTTGATTGGGAGGTTGGTTCTGAGATAGGAGTTGATTTTTTTGATGACATCAGGTATGTGGATGTTAGAGGTGTTTCTAAAGGAAAGGGTTATCAAGGTGTTATGAAAAGGCATGGGTTTGCGGGTGGCCCTGCTGCTCATGGTTCTAAATTCCATAGAGCTAATGGTTCTACAGGACAGGCTTCTTATCCTTCTAAGGTTCTTAAAGGCACGAAGATGCCTGGCAGGATGGGTGCCGATAATGTTTGTGTTCAAAATTTGAAAATTGTTTCTGTTGATAAAGATAATAAATGTATCCTAGTTAGAGGAGCTGTTCCTGGGCCGCGTAAGGGATATGTTGTTGTGACGCAGGCCAAAAAAAAGCGATAG
- the rpsH gene encoding 30S ribosomal protein S8 yields the protein MSVSDPIADMLTKIRNACIARHEKVDVVPSRLKLEIIKILKNEGYVKNFKKVMVQDKPYIRIFLKYNDSQQPIIHEVDRISKPGRRVYAGYKDMPRIKNGYGTLIVSTSAGVITDKKARERKVGGELICSIW from the coding sequence ATGAGTGTGTCAGATCCTATTGCTGATATGCTGACAAAGATTCGCAATGCATGCATTGCTAGGCATGAAAAGGTAGATGTTGTACCCTCCAGACTTAAGTTAGAGATTATAAAAATTCTCAAAAATGAAGGGTATGTAAAAAACTTTAAGAAGGTTATGGTTCAGGATAAACCGTATATCCGTATCTTTCTTAAATACAATGATTCTCAGCAGCCTATTATCCATGAAGTGGATAGGATATCCAAACCTGGTAGAAGAGTTTATGCAGGTTATAAGGATATGCCAAGGATTAAAAACGGTTATGGTACTTTGATAGTATCTACTTCTGCTGGGGTTATCACTGACAAGAAGGCTAGGGAAAGAAAAGTCGGTGGCGAGTTGATTTGTTCTATTTGGTAG
- the rplX gene encoding 50S ribosomal protein L24 — MARKEAVKVKYKIKKNDQVVVIAGKDKGKTGRVIRVDSEKGRVFVEGVNMVRKAVRRKSQNEPGGFIDIEAPVHISNVMFLDKDGKPTRLGYKFVDGKKVRYSKRTGEVV; from the coding sequence ATGGCCAGGAAAGAGGCAGTGAAGGTTAAATATAAGATTAAGAAGAATGACCAGGTTGTTGTTATCGCTGGTAAGGATAAGGGGAAGACCGGTAGAGTTATCAGGGTTGATTCTGAGAAGGGGAGAGTTTTTGTAGAAGGCGTTAACATGGTCAGAAAAGCTGTTAGACGCAAGAGTCAGAATGAGCCTGGCGGTTTCATTGATATAGAAGCCCCTGTTCATATTTCTAATGTTATGTTTCTTGATAAGGATGGCAAACCTACCCGCCTTGGGTATAAGTTTGTTGATGGAAAGAAAGTGAGATATTCCAAGAGAACTGGAGAAGTAGTGTGA
- a CDS encoding 50S ribosomal protein L23, translating into MEATKVIIEPVLTEKANVLRETQNKYVFRVDARVNKLQVIAAVKELFSVEPVDCNIVNVKGKPRRVRYRMGKTSSWKKAIITLPEGQKIDIFETA; encoded by the coding sequence ATGGAAGCTACTAAGGTGATTATAGAGCCGGTTCTTACAGAAAAAGCCAATGTCTTGCGTGAGACTCAGAATAAGTATGTGTTTAGGGTTGATGCACGTGTTAATAAGCTTCAGGTTATTGCAGCTGTTAAGGAGCTTTTTTCTGTGGAGCCTGTGGATTGTAATATTGTCAATGTTAAGGGTAAGCCCAGAAGAGTTAGATATAGGATGGGTAAAACTTCTTCTTGGAAGAAAGCTATTATTACTCTTCCTGAGGGGCAGAAAATTGATATTTTTGAGACGGCTTAG
- the rpsC gene encoding 30S ribosomal protein S3, with product MGQKVHPYGLRLGINKTWKSKWFVDKKDYASVLHEDLLLRKKIKSLPEYKSANVSDIEIIRHPQRVVIILHTPRPGVIIGTKGATIERIGAELQKLVSKKIQLKIKEIKRPEADAQVVAQNLAGQLENRASFRRAMKFAVSNAVKAGVQGIKIKVSGRLGGAEIARSEVQMSGRVPLHTLRADIDYGFAEALTTFGVIGVKVWIFNGESYGKTQKKDAGTVLKAKKTARDKKRS from the coding sequence GTGGGACAGAAAGTTCATCCGTACGGTTTGCGATTGGGTATAAACAAAACATGGAAATCCAAGTGGTTTGTTGATAAAAAGGATTATGCTTCGGTTCTGCATGAAGATTTGCTTCTTAGGAAAAAAATAAAATCTTTGCCTGAGTATAAGTCAGCCAATGTTTCGGATATAGAAATAATCCGACACCCCCAGAGAGTGGTGATAATACTTCATACTCCTAGACCGGGTGTAATTATAGGTACTAAGGGTGCAACTATAGAACGTATTGGTGCAGAGCTGCAAAAACTGGTTTCAAAGAAGATACAGCTTAAGATTAAAGAGATAAAAAGACCAGAAGCTGATGCTCAAGTTGTAGCTCAGAATCTTGCGGGGCAGTTGGAGAACAGGGCGTCTTTTAGGCGTGCAATGAAGTTTGCAGTTTCCAATGCTGTAAAAGCCGGTGTCCAGGGGATAAAGATAAAAGTTTCTGGCCGCCTTGGTGGTGCTGAGATCGCACGTTCTGAGGTGCAAATGTCCGGGAGAGTTCCGCTTCATACTTTGAGAGCGGATATAGATTATGGTTTTGCCGAAGCTCTGACAACTTTCGGTGTAATAGGTGTAAAAGTGTGGATTTTTAACGGTGAGTCATACGGGAAAACCCAGAAGAAAGATGCTGGTACTGTGCTAAAGGCAAAAAAAACTGCCAGAGATAAAAAGAGGAGCTAG
- the rpmD gene encoding 50S ribosomal protein L30, whose translation MASKKAKKVKIRLVKSLIGRNERQRRTIKALGLKRLNSEVEKELTPAIEGMLKKMAYFVEVEEL comes from the coding sequence ATGGCAAGCAAAAAGGCAAAGAAGGTGAAAATTAGGCTTGTAAAGAGCCTTATCGGTAGGAATGAAAGGCAAAGAAGAACTATCAAGGCTCTCGGACTTAAAAGGCTTAATTCCGAGGTAGAGAAGGAGCTTACTCCTGCAATAGAAGGAATGCTCAAAAAAATGGCTTATTTTGTTGAGGTTGAGGAGTTATAG
- the rplB gene encoding 50S ribosomal protein L2 yields MAVKQYKPITPGQRFKTGLVYADLDDVSPEKSLVEGLPFKAGRGAGGRVSVRRRGGRHKRLYRIIDFKRDKRDIPATVKTVEYDPNRSANICLLAYADGEKRYILAPRGIKRGDVVISGTAAPIAIGNALPLENIPLGTVVHNVELSPGKGGQIARAAGVGATIVAKEGDYVTLRLSSGEMRMVFKKCYATIGVVGNEDHMNVTLGKAGRSRWLGKRPKVRGTVMNPVDHPHGGGEGKTKGGRHPVSPTGIPTKGYKTRKKKKTSDRFIVKRRK; encoded by the coding sequence GTGGCAGTCAAGCAATATAAACCAATAACGCCTGGGCAGAGGTTTAAAACCGGGTTGGTGTATGCGGATTTAGATGATGTCTCCCCTGAAAAAAGTTTGGTTGAAGGGCTTCCCTTTAAGGCTGGTAGAGGTGCTGGTGGAAGGGTTAGTGTAAGGAGAAGGGGTGGTAGACATAAGAGGTTATATAGGATTATCGACTTTAAGCGTGATAAAAGGGATATTCCAGCAACAGTAAAGACTGTAGAATATGATCCCAATAGGAGTGCTAATATTTGTCTGCTTGCCTATGCGGATGGAGAAAAGAGGTATATTCTTGCTCCGCGCGGAATAAAGCGTGGTGATGTAGTTATTAGCGGGACAGCGGCACCTATTGCAATAGGTAATGCTCTTCCGTTAGAAAATATTCCTCTTGGTACAGTGGTCCATAATGTTGAGCTTTCTCCTGGTAAGGGTGGCCAGATTGCAAGAGCGGCAGGTGTGGGTGCTACCATTGTTGCAAAAGAGGGTGATTATGTGACATTGAGGCTCTCTTCAGGTGAGATGAGAATGGTTTTTAAGAAGTGTTATGCTACAATAGGTGTGGTAGGTAATGAAGATCATATGAATGTAACGCTGGGTAAGGCTGGAAGGTCCAGATGGCTGGGTAAGAGACCTAAGGTTCGTGGAACAGTTATGAACCCTGTGGACCATCCGCATGGTGGTGGTGAAGGAAAAACAAAAGGTGGTCGTCATCCTGTTTCACCTACTGGTATTCCTACTAAGGGATATAAAACAAGGAAGAAGAAGAAAACTTCCGATAGATTTATAGTTAAGAGAAGAAAATAG
- the rplO gene encoding 50S ribosomal protein L15, with translation MSKDLRVPKGATKNAKRVGRGPGSGNGKTSGKGHKGQNARSGGGVRLGFEGGQMPLYRRLPRRGFNNGAFRKEYAVVNLEAINEKFADNDVVNLETLKKKRLIKNSVASVKILGNGNVSKKLTVEVPSISASAKLQIESAGGKVVLLDTRGKQVTNNG, from the coding sequence ATGAGTAAGGACCTTAGAGTACCCAAAGGGGCAACAAAGAATGCTAAGAGAGTCGGACGTGGTCCGGGCTCCGGTAACGGAAAAACTTCTGGAAAGGGCCATAAGGGCCAGAATGCTCGATCCGGAGGTGGAGTAAGGCTTGGCTTTGAAGGTGGACAAATGCCTCTCTACAGACGCTTGCCCAGGAGAGGTTTTAACAATGGCGCTTTTAGAAAAGAATATGCTGTTGTGAACCTGGAAGCCATCAATGAAAAGTTTGCTGATAATGATGTTGTAAATCTTGAAACTCTAAAGAAAAAAAGACTTATAAAAAACAGTGTTGCCAGTGTTAAAATACTTGGAAACGGAAATGTGTCCAAGAAACTAACTGTAGAGGTTCCTTCTATTTCTGCTAGCGCTAAGCTCCAGATTGAGAGTGCTGGCGGAAAGGTTGTGCTTCTTGATACCAGAGGTAAGCAGGTGACTAACAATGGCTGA
- the rplV gene encoding 50S ribosomal protein L22: MKQISGYRAVARYLRISPKKMRPVADLVRGKSYADSLAILENLPNKGARMLKKVISSAGANALYKNKNLDEDMLYVKELRVDEGPRLKRVWPRSRGRADLLLKRMSHVLVVLDEKENFR, from the coding sequence ATGAAACAGATATCCGGCTATAGAGCAGTCGCAAGGTACTTGCGGATTTCTCCTAAAAAGATGAGACCTGTTGCTGACCTTGTGAGAGGGAAGTCGTACGCGGATAGTCTTGCTATTCTTGAAAATCTTCCCAACAAAGGTGCCAGGATGCTAAAAAAGGTTATTTCTTCTGCAGGTGCTAATGCTCTTTATAAGAATAAAAATTTGGATGAGGATATGCTCTATGTCAAAGAGCTCAGGGTCGATGAAGGTCCTAGGTTGAAACGTGTTTGGCCTAGGAGTAGGGGTAGGGCTGATCTCCTTCTTAAAAGAATGAGTCATGTTCTTGTCGTTTTGGATGAGAAAGAGAATTTTAGGTAA
- the rpsS gene encoding 30S ribosomal protein S19: MARSVKKGPYVEKSLYKKVLAMNKAGEKKMIKTFSRASTIIPEMVGLTISVYNGKTWVPVYITEQLVGHKLGEFSPTRLFRGHAGSDKKARK; the protein is encoded by the coding sequence GTGGCTAGATCTGTTAAAAAGGGACCATATGTAGAAAAGAGCCTGTACAAAAAGGTTCTTGCAATGAATAAGGCAGGGGAAAAGAAAATGATAAAAACTTTTTCTCGTGCTTCTACGATTATTCCTGAGATGGTGGGGCTTACTATCTCTGTTTATAATGGTAAAACTTGGGTTCCTGTATATATAACGGAACAGCTTGTAGGACATAAATTGGGTGAGTTCTCTCCTACACGATTGTTCCGCGGGCATGCAGGATCAGATAAAAAGGCTAGGAAATAG
- the rplN gene encoding 50S ribosomal protein L14: protein MIQMQTYLNVADNSGAKRVQCIKVLGGSKRKTATLGDIIVVAVKEALPDAPVKKGSVQKAVIVRTKKEVRRADGTYIRFDDNACVIIDAHNNPRGRRVFGPVARELRESGDFMKILSLAPEVL from the coding sequence ATGATACAGATGCAAACATATCTTAATGTTGCAGATAACAGTGGTGCAAAGCGAGTGCAGTGTATAAAGGTCCTCGGTGGCAGCAAGAGAAAAACTGCTACTCTTGGTGATATTATTGTTGTTGCCGTAAAAGAGGCCTTGCCTGATGCTCCTGTCAAGAAAGGTTCTGTGCAGAAGGCTGTTATTGTCAGAACAAAGAAAGAAGTAAGGCGTGCTGATGGAACATATATAAGATTTGATGATAATGCATGCGTTATAATAGATGCTCATAATAATCCGAGAGGTCGCCGTGTTTTCGGACCAGTTGCCCGAGAGCTCAGAGAGAGCGGAGATTTTATGAAGATCCTTTCTCTTGCACCGGAAGTTTTATAG
- the rpsE gene encoding 30S ribosomal protein S5, with translation MEQHKEYIETLVSLNRVAKVVKGGRRFSFTALSVVGDGNGSVGYGYGKANDVTDAIRKSMQKAKKNMVKVPMQHGTLPHEIVGKYKSSSVLIKPAAPGTGVIAGGAVRAVLEAAGFTDVLTKAMGSRKSVNVVKAVINGLSNVLNPVEVAKNKGKSLSELWS, from the coding sequence ATGGAACAGCACAAAGAATATATAGAAACATTGGTTAGTCTTAACAGAGTAGCTAAAGTGGTCAAGGGTGGTAGAAGGTTTTCTTTTACTGCTTTGAGCGTAGTAGGTGATGGCAATGGTTCTGTGGGATACGGATATGGTAAAGCCAATGATGTAACTGATGCCATACGGAAAAGTATGCAAAAAGCAAAAAAGAACATGGTAAAGGTTCCCATGCAGCATGGTACATTGCCTCATGAAATAGTAGGTAAATATAAGAGCAGTAGTGTTCTTATCAAACCTGCTGCGCCTGGTACAGGAGTTATTGCCGGTGGTGCTGTGAGAGCTGTGTTGGAAGCTGCAGGATTTACTGATGTTCTTACTAAGGCTATGGGGTCGAGGAAGAGTGTTAATGTTGTAAAGGCTGTTATAAACGGGCTTTCCAATGTTTTAAATCCTGTGGAAGTAGCAAAAAATAAGGGAAAATCCCTTTCTGAGCTTTGGAGTTAA